GATAAATCCCCAAAGGGATTGAAAGGTAGTAGTTTGAGAGATATTACCATATTTGGTGTACGCGTCGATAAATCCCCAAAGGGATTGAAAGTTAACGACGTTATCTTTGGACGTTACTACTTATACAGATAAATCCCCAAAGGGATTGAAAGCATATATTTACTGTTGAACGATAAACTTCTTCCCTTAATAAATCCTAAAGAAGTTATATTAAATATTAAATAAACTATTCTATCTTACATAATGGGTATTCCATAAGAGTAAATAATATATTTTGTCAATGCAATAATTAGTTGAGTATATAATGTATAAACTAGAAACGTACTATAACGTATTTCCCTGGCATGTGAATCACTTCGGGAGTCTCCACGGAGGAATATACATGAGCTGGCTTATAGATAGTGGAGGGCTTCTGATGTCTAGCATAAGTAAGGGTAACTATCTTTTAGCCTCTCTGGATTACTTATACTTATTTAAGCCAGCTAAAGTAGGGGATATAATTAGGGTAATTTCGGAGGTTACGGCTACGTGGAATTCTTCAGCTGAAATTAAGGTTAAGGCGTGTATAAAGGATAGGTTAGGAGCAATAGGTTTAATGACATTTACTGCAGTAGATGAAAATAACCGACCGAGACCACTTCCCACAACTGTTGGAGCTGATGAGGAGGCTAATAGGAGGAAAGAGGAGAGACTTAAGAGAAAGGCTAAGGATTTAGAGGATAAAGGTGATATGAGTTTTCTTAGTTTTTGGAGGAGTTATATTAGAACCATATATCCTGAGCACGGCTTTACTAATGGTATTTTATACGCTGGAAAAATGTATATGATGTTGGATGAAGCTTTGGCTATAATAGCTAAGCTTTACTCTAAGGGTAACGTTTACACTGTAAGCGCAGGTTATGCTAATTTCTTAACTCCAGTGAAAATAGGGGATATATTGGAGATTCAAGGGGGAATTGAGTATACTGGAAATACCTCGATAGATGTAGGGGCTAAGGTGTTTAGTATAAACCATTATACCGGTGAGAGAAAGTTAGTTAGCAGAACCGTTTTCTCTTTCGTTGCTATTGATGAAAATGGCAAGCCGAAATCCATACCTAAGATAGTGCCGTCATCTGAATATGAGAAGAAAATATTTGAGGAGAGGGCTATGGAAAGGGAGGTTAGAATTAAAATTGCTAAAAGTTTACAGGAAACTGAAGAGTGTTATGAAAGATGAGATTAGTAGTTTACGTAAATTTATCTGGATTTTATCTGATGATACAATAATACTTTTCTATTCATTTTTACATAATTTTAGTATACACTAGTATATTCGATAATTTTCTAGCCTTCTAATTGTAATGATTTTGAAACTAATTTTATGGGAACACTAATGTTATACTTTCTAAATATATTATTTTAGATTATTTTTATCATTGGTAAGGTTGCAACGATTTTCCGATTATGTAAGTTTTACTAACTTCCTTAATGCTGGAAATTTAGTGCTTATCTCACTCAATATTATATCTCTCTGAATTGCTTTTTATATTATTATAAAAATAAAAATTAATGAATAAAATATTAACTCACTTTTTTAGGAATATCTCTTTTTAAGAAACTTACAAATGACAATACTAACGATATAATGGAATAAATTGAAATGGAGAAGATTGCAAATATTACGTTAGAATTTGTCTGAGGCATTATATTTAATTCTCTTATAACAGTACTAAAAGGAGAAGATTGCAAAAGCATAAATGGAAACTCTGTAGAAGCCCATGTAGGTAGATACTGACTAATAATCTCATAACTGCTATTATGTGTAAATTGGGAGACTAAAACTAAAACATCCGAAATTATTATTGAAGCTATTAGAATAAAACCGCTTATAGTAAAAGATAGATTGCTTCTCCTTAATATTTCTCCTATGGCGAAAGCTATATTTAAAAATACTAATGTGGAGAAAAGAATTGATCCTACAATTTCTGGTAATAGAAATAAATATTTCTGAGAACCAAAAAGAGAGAAAGACATGACTAGGGTGACTGTTATCATCATTAAGTATATTATAGCTAGGAGTGTAAAAGAGCCTAACCACTTCTCTATAATAAAACGCATCCTAGTTATGGGTTTAGATAAGAAATAATCCACAGTACCCTGCTCATATTCTTCAGCCATGGAACCAGATGATATGGATATTGCAAGAAAATGGATCAAGATAGCTTGAGGTAATAGTGCACCTAAAGTCCATAAATATGACGATAGAGGGATTATGAGAGTCCTTAAAGACTTTGAAGGGGCTAAATATATTGCCAAGTATATTCCTAATTCAAATATAAATGAGATAATAATAAGTACAATAACTTTCTTTCTTTCTATTGCTCTTCTCCATTCGTAAAGCAATATTTCAAACATTTTTTAGCGCCCTTGAATAAGCTTCCTCCAGATTCAAATCCATGTAGAAACCCTTAACTTTAATACCGTTAACTATTAAAGTTCTCAATAACTCCTCTCTTCTATCTTCAATAAGTCTAACAACTATCTTATTTCCTTCGTTAAATATACCCTTAACGTACTTAAGATCATTTAACAGCTTCTCAGCCTCCTTTAAGTTCTCGGTCTCAATTACTACTTGAATACCTAAAAACTTCTTTATCATTTCTTCAACGCTTCCGTTAAATACAATTTTACCTCTATATAACATATATATTTCATCAGACAACTTCTTTACGTTCTCCATTTCATGAGATGTCATTAGAATGGAAACGTTATCTTTCTTAAGCTTCTGTAATAATTCCCTAACTTTAAGTGAGAAAAATGGATCAATGCCCATATTAGGCTCATCCATTATTAAAACACTAGGATTACCTAATAGAGCCTCAGCAATAGCTATTCTCTGAATCATACCCTTACTATATTTTATCATTGGCATAGTTGCAAAGTCCTCCATTTCCACAAATTCTAAAACTCTTCTAATCTCTCTTTTATCAATGCCTTTTACCTTAGCTGAAAGTTCCAGTAGTTCTTTAGCAGTTAAAAAGGGAGGGTAATTTGGAATTTCTTGAACATAGCCCACTTCCTTAAGAATATTTTTATGCTTAAAGGGATTATACCCTAAAATCTCGACTTCACCTCTATTAGGTTTCATAAGAGTTAGTAAAATCCTAATCAGTGTAGTTTTTCCAGCTCCGTTAGGACCTATTAACGAGACTAACCTACCTCTATTAACTTTTATGGAAACGTCATCTAAAGCCAATTTACTACCGTATCTTTTAACAATATTACTTGCGATAATCATCTAATAGGAGATTTTAACTCACTTGACAAAAAACTTATTTATTATATGCACGACAATGTAAGTTATGAACTACAAAACACCTCTAATTTTAGCAATTGTTATTGCGATCGCAATTATTGTCGGAATACTAGTATTTGCGAATTCTCATACTGCGAATATAACTAATAATAATGATAGTCTAAACTATACTACTATAGGAATAATATACACTTATAATATATCGCCTTTAGTGAACTTCGTCCATTACTATTACAATAACTCTAACATATCATTAATACCACAAATAGTGGGAAATGGGACAATAAGGATAATCGTATTTAACGAGACTAAAGCCATAATAAGTTATTTCAAAGCTTCAAGCCCATTATCGTCATTAGCATTTTACGCTATAAACGAAACCTTAGTGAAACATGGATTTAAATTCTCACAATATAACACACTGCTTTATGATTATAAGAATACTACAGCTTTTGGATTTGACGGATATTATTTCTACTTAGTTAGTGACAACGGAACATTAAATACTACAATAATGCTATTAAAATACTTATATACCTCACAAAAAATCTTCACATCTCAACAATCTGAAAATATTATAGCTTACGGAAACATAAACAATAATAGCTTCACATTATTCTCTGAATCTAGTCAAATAATATTAAAATCCAATTCAACACTAGCCTTCAATAATATAACGCAAATGTTAAAGTACTTTAATATAACATTAGGTAATTTCACCGCTGCAGGAAAGGTAATCTTTAAGAATTCTAGTATAATAATTTATTCAATAAACTCTACTTATAAAGGAAAAAATCTATATATAATAGTAGGAATTAAAAATAATGGAAATAATCAGACATATGAAGTATTAATATTATCCCATAATGAAATAAGCATAAACGAAGTATTTAAGGAGTTAAGTTAATTTTTTAATATTTATAGTTTAATATGGTAATTTTGTATATATATTTAATGAATAAGGAATATGGTTTAGTAGCTGCATTATCATAACTATATGTATTCAAAAGGTTTTGTATAAATAAAGGGAATAAACTGTAATTTAATGCTAGTATTGGCAATACGTTAAAGCTTTTATTAGTATCGTTACTAAGATGTAAATTTTATTCAATGTACTAATCATTGTACTTAGTGCTGAAAGTATATTATAAGATAATTTTTATAGCTTAATGCTAGCACTATCAGTATTCTCGCAATTTTATCCAAATTAGGCAAAATTGAAAATTATTGTAAATATAATGTTTCGTCTTATATAATTATACACTAAATTTATCAATAAGGAGTAATATGATTTGGGTTAATAATTATACTTCTGCAATAAAATTTACAAAAATCATAACCTTGTTATCCTTTATTAACTATTTTAACAATGAGTCTCTAGTACACCACCTACATTAATATTTACATAGGTGCGCTTGGCTGTTGTCATAATATTTTAAATTTTACTTTTTATAATCTATTTTTATGAACATTAGGACTGTCTCTAATGCTGTCAATTTTGATAATGTTACTTCTAATGCAGTTCCACAAGCAGTTTATCCTGTAATTTTAGACAACGATGCTGGAATTATAATCAGGTTTAGTGAAAGGTGGAACAAGATTGAATATCATGAGGGAAGAGTTATCATATACAGAAATAATCAAGGAAATATTAGCATCTTAGAGGTAGAGTACGATGAGTGAAAGAGTTCAACTTCATGAGTACGAAGTTATTAGTATAAAGCCCTTAATAGTAAAAATTAACCTTAAGGATGAAAATGTTACCTTAATGGTTTATTTAATCCCTAACGTAGTATTTACTGAAAATGATAAAGTAGTTTCCGTGGTAAGTAATTCCTTACTAACAGTTCTCAGCGATAAGCCTAAGATGGGTGAATTATGCAGTCCGCAAAAGATGATGACCCATACAGCAATTATACCAGAGCTTAAAATAATAAGCGAGGGAGGGACTGAGATTAGAGTAAATGAGAAGAAGGTCGTAATTAAGGCCAAGATAATGAACATAAACATCTATCCAGATTTAAGAGACAATTTCGGGAATCCTTGCGTGAATATAACATGGATTCAATTGATGAATGTAGAATAGATTGCGAATTCGTTAAAAGTAATAAGAAGAGAGAATTGTTAGAACAAAGATTTGAGAATTTATATGTATATAAGAAGAAAATATGTGATTCGCTGAATTATGTGTGCAGCAGCAAAGTAAAATATTCGTGCCTACAGTGCTATAATAAAGTTACTGATAGTTACATTTCAAATGAGTGTAGAAGTTCTTGCGATGATAAAAGAGTAAGATATTCTTACTGTTTTAAGCTGGATAAGGAATTTATACTTAACATCATTGCAGAGAAGGGAGATAATACGGTAATTATAACTTTTTATCCTTTCCCAGTTGCTGATATAGGAACTTTAAGAAAGAAGTGTGATGATATAATAAACAACCTTATAGAATAATTAGAAAGCAATTATTTAAGTATAAGTTAATCTTTAAGTAAAAGAAACTCCTATAATCTAAAGTATACTCTATATAGGGAATTCCTTCTATTTGGCAATTTGTAACTAAATGAAAAACAATCTCTGCATATCCAACACTAAAGGCTAAAAAGCTAAGAGAGATTTTATACCGAAGCTCCTAGATATAAAAGATAAGTCATATAAAAATACTGTCTACTTATTTCAAATTAAAACTTATCTAATATTGGTTTTTAATATGGTGCATGTAGGACTTAAATTTATTTATACTCTTTTCAGTTTCGTCGACGTAAGGTTTTTTTAATATTTATCTTAATCTCTCAAAATACTTTATATAAAAAAGGGCAAAAGGATTATTAATTACGAAATTTAAATTGATAATATGATTATAAAACCAGAACCTTCGCCTAAGGATCTAAGTTTTTTCATAGAGAATGCTGGGTTGAAACCTAGTGATTTATTAAATATGTATAAGAAAATGGTTACAATAAGGTATTTTGAGGAATCCATAAAGAAGGTGTATCATGAGGGGAAGAATCCATTTAACATGGCAGCTGGAATAATTAGAGGAGAGATGCATTTATCAATAGGGCAGGAGGCTGTAGCTGTAGGTAGTTTATACAATGCTAGGGATGAGGACGCTGTAATAAGTACTCACAGACCTCATCATCACGCAATAGCTAAGGGTGTTGATTTAAAGGCTTTAGCCGCTGAGATATTCGGTAAGGCTACTGGTTTATGTAAAGGTAAGGGAGGACATATGCATCTTTTTGATAGGACTAAGAACTTTGCATGTAGTGGTATTGTAGGGGCTTCATTTCCTCAGGCTGCAGGAGCTGCATTTGCCTTTAAATATTTAGGGAAGGATAATGTGGCATTTGCCTTTGCAGGTGAGGGAGCCGCAAATCACGGAACTTTCGCGGAAACGTTAAATATAGCAAGTGCGTGGGAACTTCCATTAATAATAATTATAGAGGATAATAAGTATGCAGATTCCACTCCTAAATCTCTAGTAATGTCAACTACTTTTCATTACCAGAGAGGCTTAGCATATAATGTACCTTCTTATTTAGTTGACGGTATGGATGTAATTGACGTATATTCCGTAGTTAAAAAGGCTGCAGAAAGGGCCAGAAAGGGATTCGGTCCTACTCTGATAGAGGCGTTAACTTATAGGTATGTTGGGCATTTTGAGGGAGATGGAGAAGAGTATAGGACCAAGGAGGAAGTGGAATTCTGGAGTGCTGTAGACCCTATAAGGAGGTTAGAGAATAGGTTACTTAAATTAAATTATGCTGATAACGATATCTTAGCTAAGTTAAGAGAGGAGGCTAGAAGAGAAGTTCAGGAGGCAATTAACTTCGCCATGAATAGTCCCTATCCAGATCCTAGTGAGGCTTTCAGGGGTGTTTTCGCATGAAGATTAGGGGTATCGCTCAAGCTATAGCTGAGGGAATAAGGCAGGAAATGGAGAGGAACGATAGAATAGTGGTTTTAGGCGAGGACGTAACTTATTGGGGAGCGGTTTTCGGTTTCACAATGGGGCTATTTGAGAAGTTTGGTAGAAGAAGGGTTATTGATACTCCTATAACGGAGCAGACGTTTATGGGGATTGCAGTAGGGGCGGCTGCTGCGGGATTACACCCCGTAGTATCTTTAATGTTCGTAGACTTTTTAGGTGCAGGTTTCGATCAGATGTTCAATCACATGGCTAAGAACTATTACATGAGTGGTGGACAATTCCCCATGCCAGTAACAGTTATAACTGCGATAGGTGGAGGTTACGGTGATTCAGCACAGCATTCTCAAGTACTTTACGGACTTTTTGCCCATTTACCAGGATTTAAGGTTGTAATACCCTCAACACCCTACGACGCAAAGGGTTTAACGATAAAAGCTTTAAGGGACAATAACCCCGTAGTAATTTTCGGACATAAACTTTTAACTGGGTTGCCTTTCCTACCCTTTGAGGGGATTGAGGAGGAGGTGCCAGATGAGCCCTATGAGATTGACTTCGGTAAGGCAGCTGTGAGAAGAGAGGGAAGTGATTTAACGATAATAGCCACTGCATTAATGGTTCACAGAAGCTTAAAAGCAGCTGAGATGCTTCAGAAGGAAGGCATTTCGGCTGAAGTAATAGACTTAAGGACTTTAGTACCTTTAGATGAGGAAACTATAGTTAAATCTGCTAAGAAGACGGGTAGGGTGTTAATTGTGGATGAGGACTATATGAGTTACGGAATGACTGGAGAAGTAGCTTTCAGAATTCAGGCTAAAGCGTTAAGTAATTTAAAGGTTCCCATAGCTAGGTTAGCAGTGCCAGATGTACCAATACCGTTCTCTGAGCCCTTAGAGAGTGCTGTAATACCCAGTGTTAACAGTATTTATAATGAAGCTAAAAAATTAGTCCATTGAAATAAATATTCTTCCATCTCTATTATTTGAGAATAGTTCCATTAATGCGTTAACTCCCTCCTCAAGTTTAAATTTTTTCCAGGTTTTTACTTTACACTCCTTACACAGTTCTAAAAGTTCGACGAAGTCCTTTCTATTACCCCTATTAACTCCTAGAATGCTTATGTGTTTTGAATATAGTTGGCCTAAGTTAACCTTTACCTCAGCTCCCAGTAATGTCCCGAAGGTGACTATTCTGCCCCTAACTCCAACTACTGAAAATCCCTTATCCCAGAATTGTTGTCCTAATGAGTTTACTACTACGTCAGCCATCTTTCCGTTAGTGAACTCCCTTATTTTGTCTTCAGCTTCATTGTAATCTACTATTAGGTCAGCCCCATATTCTTTTAGCCACTGTTTCCTACTTACTGCTATTACCTTTGCCCCGAATTTCTTACCTAACT
The genomic region above belongs to Saccharolobus caldissimus and contains:
- a CDS encoding acyl-CoA thioesterase; the encoded protein is MSWLIDSGGLLMSSISKGNYLLASLDYLYLFKPAKVGDIIRVISEVTATWNSSAEIKVKACIKDRLGAIGLMTFTAVDENNRPRPLPTTVGADEEANRRKEERLKRKAKDLEDKGDMSFLSFWRSYIRTIYPEHGFTNGILYAGKMYMMLDEALAIIAKLYSKGNVYTVSAGYANFLTPVKIGDILEIQGGIEYTGNTSIDVGAKVFSINHYTGERKLVSRTVFSFVAIDENGKPKSIPKIVPSSEYEKKIFEERAMEREVRIKIAKSLQETEECYER
- a CDS encoding ABC transporter permease, translated to MFEILLYEWRRAIERKKVIVLIIISFIFELGIYLAIYLAPSKSLRTLIIPLSSYLWTLGALLPQAILIHFLAISISSGSMAEEYEQGTVDYFLSKPITRMRFIIEKWLGSFTLLAIIYLMMITVTLVMSFSLFGSQKYLFLLPEIVGSILFSTLVFLNIAFAIGEILRRSNLSFTISGFILIASIIISDVLVLVSQFTHNSSYEIISQYLPTWASTEFPFMLLQSSPFSTVIRELNIMPQTNSNVIFAIFSISIYSIISLVLSFVSFLKRDIPKKVS
- a CDS encoding ABC transporter ATP-binding protein — encoded protein: MIIASNIVKRYGSKLALDDVSIKVNRGRLVSLIGPNGAGKTTLIRILLTLMKPNRGEVEILGYNPFKHKNILKEVGYVQEIPNYPPFLTAKELLELSAKVKGIDKREIRRVLEFVEMEDFATMPMIKYSKGMIQRIAIAEALLGNPSVLIMDEPNMGIDPFFSLKVRELLQKLKKDNVSILMTSHEMENVKKLSDEIYMLYRGKIVFNGSVEEMIKKFLGIQVVIETENLKEAEKLLNDLKYVKGIFNEGNKIVVRLIEDRREELLRTLIVNGIKVKGFYMDLNLEEAYSRALKNV
- a CDS encoding thiamine pyrophosphate-dependent dehydrogenase E1 component subunit alpha, whose product is MIIKPEPSPKDLSFFIENAGLKPSDLLNMYKKMVTIRYFEESIKKVYHEGKNPFNMAAGIIRGEMHLSIGQEAVAVGSLYNARDEDAVISTHRPHHHAIAKGVDLKALAAEIFGKATGLCKGKGGHMHLFDRTKNFACSGIVGASFPQAAGAAFAFKYLGKDNVAFAFAGEGAANHGTFAETLNIASAWELPLIIIIEDNKYADSTPKSLVMSTTFHYQRGLAYNVPSYLVDGMDVIDVYSVVKKAAERARKGFGPTLIEALTYRYVGHFEGDGEEYRTKEEVEFWSAVDPIRRLENRLLKLNYADNDILAKLREEARREVQEAINFAMNSPYPDPSEAFRGVFA
- a CDS encoding alpha-ketoacid dehydrogenase subunit beta, which encodes MKIRGIAQAIAEGIRQEMERNDRIVVLGEDVTYWGAVFGFTMGLFEKFGRRRVIDTPITEQTFMGIAVGAAAAGLHPVVSLMFVDFLGAGFDQMFNHMAKNYYMSGGQFPMPVTVITAIGGGYGDSAQHSQVLYGLFAHLPGFKVVIPSTPYDAKGLTIKALRDNNPVVIFGHKLLTGLPFLPFEGIEEEVPDEPYEIDFGKAAVRREGSDLTIIATALMVHRSLKAAEMLQKEGISAEVIDLRTLVPLDEETIVKSAKKTGRVLIVDEDYMSYGMTGEVAFRIQAKALSNLKVPIARLAVPDVPIPFSEPLESAVIPSVNSIYNEAKKLVH